The Epinephelus lanceolatus isolate andai-2023 chromosome 11, ASM4190304v1, whole genome shotgun sequence genome window below encodes:
- the LOC117269302 gene encoding olfactory receptor 10J4-like: protein MELLPFDISPESPRDSYLPLSTNQRSSSVNGTWEPDGVTFFIIQGLASLGEKKMIVFVLLLLGYIIILGGNSMIIFVVLTDSKLNSPMYFFLSNLSFVDILFTTTTIPKMLSGLLTDVNTISVPGCLLQMHFFVQLGVTDYAILTVMAYDRYVAICNPLRYTAVMTRPVRLLLIAGAWSLGFSMLTATAMTWQRLYCGPNVVRNGWCDLSSVRRLVCGNTVIDNIVSISFAILALLTTGVLILTSYILIGVSISRMGVAQRLKAFRTCAAHLTVVSISYSSASFVFISYRVGNFSPEDRIIVSVLFSALTPFLNPMIYSLRNKELRESIRRTLSRFRPAVVLPTKDVNTVS from the exons ATGGAGCTTTTACCGTTTGATATTTCCCCTGAAAGCCCCAGAG ATTCGTACCTGCCCTTGTCAACCAATCAGAGATCCAGCTCTGTTAACGGCACCTGGGAGCCTGATGGCGTCACTTTCTTCATCATCCAGGGCCTCGCCAGCCTTGGTGAGAAAAAGATGATAGTTTTTGTCCTCCTGCTTCTGGGTTACATCATCATCCTGGGAGGAAACAGCATGATCATCTTTGTG GTGCTGACTGACTCAAAGCTCAACTCTCCCATgtatttcttcctctccaaccTCTCCTTCGTGGACATCCtcttcaccaccaccaccatccccAAAATGCTGTCGGGCCTCCTGACAGACGTGAATACCATTTCCGTCCCAGGCTGCTTACTCCAGATGCATTTCTTTGTTCAGCTAGGTGTTACTGACTATGCCATCCTGACTGTCATGGCGTACGACCGCTACGTGGCCATCTGCAACCCTCTGCGCTACACGGCGGTCATGACTAGGCCCGTTCGGCTGCTCCTCATCGCAGGAGCCTGGAGCCTCGGCTTCTCCATGCTAACAGCTACCGCGATGACCTGGCAGCGGCTTTACTGCGGCCCCAATGTGGTGAGGAATGGCTGGTGTGACCTGTCGTCTGTACGGCGCCTGGTGTGTGGTAACACCGTCATAGATAACATTGTGTCCATTTCCTTCGCCATACTGGCACTACTGACCACAGGAGTCCTCATCCTCACCTCCTACATCCTGATTGGTGTTTCCATATCGAGGATGGGTGTCGCTCAAAGACTAAAGGCCTTCAGGACGTGTGCCGCCCACCTGACTGTGGTGTCCATCTCTTACAGCTCGGCCTCGTTTGTGTTCATCTCCTACAGGGTGGGAAACTTTTCACCTGAG gACCGTATCATTGTGTCTGTGCTGTTCTCCGCTCTGACTCCTTTCCTAAACCCGATGATCTACAGTCTGAGGAACAAGGAGCTGCGAGAGTCCATCAGGAGGACTCTGAGCAGGTTCAGACCTGCTGTTGTGTTACCCACAAAGGACGTCAACACAGTGTCCTGA